One region of Capillibacterium thermochitinicola genomic DNA includes:
- the folP gene encoding dihydropteroate synthase translates to MAFSLRLISANQPAAVWQEMIRIGVTPEGLELMIGKGEFLIVKVSNISAPAANILKQEMLAKGGEVALGKEMAYLKAEAGEAIIMGTRTQYRRLLELLPRQPFGLADLARELNRLLTNLEGGPAPLTIKNRRFEWGKRTYIMGIINITPDSFSGDGLLGQEHLLTKVLRQAEAFFEAGADLLDIGGQSTRPGYTEISEEEEKRRVLPVLETLAQKIPLPLSVDTYKPAVAKAALAAGADLINDIWGLQKDPAMVKVVADAQVPVIVMHNKTTPEYTDLMGEIAAFLQKSIDLAVAHGLPREKIIIDPGIGFGKTPEHNLTVLNRLDELKALGAPILLGTSRKSVIGHVLDLPVDQRLEGTAATVAVGIARGAHLIRVHDVEAMVRVARMTDAIIHSANHSH, encoded by the coding sequence ATGGCATTTTCGTTGCGTCTGATCTCCGCCAATCAACCGGCCGCAGTTTGGCAAGAGATGATCCGTATCGGGGTTACGCCCGAAGGTTTGGAATTGATGATTGGCAAAGGAGAGTTCCTGATTGTTAAAGTAAGCAATATTTCCGCCCCGGCGGCGAATATTTTGAAACAAGAGATGCTGGCCAAAGGGGGCGAGGTTGCCCTGGGGAAAGAGATGGCTTACTTAAAGGCGGAGGCCGGGGAGGCTATTATCATGGGCACCCGTACCCAATACCGGCGTTTATTGGAATTGCTGCCCCGGCAACCTTTTGGCCTTGCGGACCTGGCGCGGGAATTAAACCGCCTCTTGACCAACCTTGAAGGAGGGCCGGCGCCGCTGACGATTAAAAACCGGCGTTTTGAATGGGGAAAAAGGACTTATATTATGGGGATCATCAATATCACGCCCGATTCCTTCTCCGGTGACGGCCTTTTGGGACAGGAGCATTTGCTGACCAAAGTCTTGCGTCAGGCCGAAGCGTTTTTTGAGGCCGGGGCCGACCTCTTGGATATTGGCGGCCAATCAACACGGCCGGGTTATACTGAGATTAGCGAGGAAGAGGAGAAAAGACGGGTCCTTCCGGTGCTGGAAACCCTGGCCCAAAAAATTCCGCTTCCCTTATCGGTGGATACTTATAAGCCGGCGGTGGCGAAGGCGGCTTTAGCGGCGGGTGCGGATCTGATCAATGACATTTGGGGCTTACAAAAGGACCCCGCGATGGTCAAGGTTGTGGCGGACGCCCAGGTGCCGGTGATTGTGATGCATAATAAAACGACGCCGGAATATACGGATCTCATGGGTGAAATTGCTGCCTTTCTCCAAAAGAGTATTGATTTGGCTGTAGCCCATGGTTTACCAAGGGAAAAGATCATTATTGATCCGGGTATTGGTTTTGGCAAGACACCCGAACACAACTTGACCGTTTTGAACCGTTTGGATGAGTTAAAGGCATTAGGGGCGCCGATCCTGCTGGGAACCTCCAGGAAGTCGGTGATCGGTCATGTGCTGGATTTGCCGGTGGACCAGCGTTTGGAGGGGACGGCCGCCACGGTCGCGGTGGGGATTGCCCGCGGGGCCCATCTGATTCGTGTTCATGATGTGGAAGCGATGGTCCGGGTAGCCCGCATGACCGACGCGATCATTCATTCCGCAAATCATTCTCACTAA
- a CDS encoding (2Fe-2S) ferredoxin domain-containing protein, giving the protein MTSLAELEKIRDQARRLTELRGEKPQTKVVIGMGTCGIAAGARETMKAILDEINKRNLTGIAVTPTGCLGLCEQEPIVEVEIPDQPRIVYGKISAEKARQIVAKHLVNNNIIDEWVIGRK; this is encoded by the coding sequence ATGACTTCGCTGGCGGAACTGGAAAAAATCCGGGACCAGGCACGACGTCTAACCGAATTACGGGGAGAGAAACCGCAAACCAAAGTAGTCATTGGGATGGGCACCTGTGGAATTGCCGCCGGGGCACGTGAAACCATGAAGGCAATTCTTGATGAAATTAACAAACGCAATCTCACCGGGATTGCGGTGACGCCAACTGGATGCTTAGGCCTTTGCGAACAGGAACCCATTGTCGAAGTGGAAATTCCGGATCAACCCCGGATTGTATATGGGAAAATTTCGGCCGAGAAAGCCCGGCAGATCGTGGCGAAACATTTGGTGAACAATAACATTATCGATGAATGGGTCATCGGCCGTAAATAG
- the folK gene encoding 2-amino-4-hydroxy-6-hydroxymethyldihydropteridine diphosphokinase yields MPIIAVALGTNIGDREEHLRKARAELTALLNNVVFSRVYESEPVGYLDQPWFLNQVCVGETQELPLTLLYKFKMLEKAAGRTEGPRFGPRPLDLDILFYGSWVMASDLLTIPHPRLLERSFVIRPLLELVPDWVDPRSGLGLKEIWETKKDRLSRCYPVI; encoded by the coding sequence TTGCCGATTATTGCAGTGGCTTTAGGAACCAACATTGGCGACCGGGAGGAGCATTTACGGAAAGCCCGTGCGGAACTGACGGCTCTCCTCAACAACGTGGTTTTTTCCCGGGTGTACGAGAGCGAGCCCGTTGGTTACCTGGATCAACCTTGGTTTTTAAATCAAGTCTGTGTCGGCGAAACACAGGAGCTGCCTTTAACTTTGCTGTATAAATTTAAAATGCTGGAAAAGGCGGCCGGTCGTACGGAGGGACCGCGCTTTGGTCCCCGTCCCCTTGATTTGGACATCCTGTTCTACGGGTCTTGGGTCATGGCCTCTGACCTTTTGACCATACCCCACCCCCGGTTACTGGAAAGATCCTTTGTCATCCGGCCTTTGCTGGAACTGGTTCCCGACTGGGTGGATCCCCGCAGTGGACTAGGGTTGAAGGAAATATGGGAAACGAAGAAAGACCGTCTTTCCCGCTGTTACCCAGTGATATAG
- the ltaE gene encoding low-specificity L-threonine aldolase, translating into MAELIDLRSDTVTKPTAEMRKAMAAAEVGDDVYGEDPTMRRLEAIAAEKIGKEAAMFVPSGTMGNQVAAMTHLQRGDEVILEAESHIFYYEVGGLALLSGVQTRTIQGRKGFMEPAQIAAAIRPDDLHFPRTGLLCLENTHNRAGGAVLTAEQTRVMAQVAHERGIPVHLDGARIFNAAIALGTDVRELTAPVDSVMFCLSKGLGAPVGSLVAGRKDFIDKARKVRKLLGGGLRQSGILAAAGIVALEQMVDRLVEDHVNARLLAEGLANIPGLTIDPDAFPTNILICSVAKLGISAQRFSALLAQHGVLANPTSPTEIRFVTHKDVTKTQIKSALNIINQIVKAIDQF; encoded by the coding sequence ATGGCAGAACTGATTGATTTACGAAGCGATACGGTGACCAAACCCACGGCCGAAATGCGCAAAGCAATGGCCGCTGCGGAAGTGGGGGATGATGTTTATGGTGAAGACCCGACGATGCGGAGATTGGAAGCAATCGCCGCGGAGAAGATCGGGAAGGAGGCCGCCATGTTTGTCCCCAGTGGTACCATGGGCAACCAAGTGGCGGCGATGACCCATTTGCAGCGGGGGGATGAAGTAATCCTGGAGGCCGAATCGCATATCTTCTATTATGAAGTCGGAGGACTCGCCCTCCTTTCTGGCGTCCAGACCCGGACCATCCAAGGGCGGAAAGGCTTTATGGAGCCGGCACAGATTGCTGCGGCCATCCGGCCGGACGATCTTCATTTTCCCCGCACTGGATTACTTTGCTTGGAAAACACCCATAACCGGGCAGGCGGAGCGGTGCTCACCGCCGAACAAACCCGCGTAATGGCCCAGGTGGCCCATGAGCGGGGAATACCGGTTCACCTGGATGGCGCACGCATTTTTAACGCGGCCATCGCCCTGGGCACCGATGTCCGGGAACTGACCGCGCCTGTTGACTCGGTGATGTTTTGTCTTTCGAAGGGATTGGGCGCGCCGGTCGGTTCGCTCGTGGCCGGAAGAAAAGACTTTATTGACAAGGCGCGCAAAGTCCGTAAATTGTTGGGAGGGGGATTGCGCCAGTCCGGAATCCTGGCGGCGGCCGGGATTGTCGCCCTGGAACAGATGGTTGACCGGTTAGTGGAGGATCATGTCAACGCCCGGCTACTTGCCGAGGGATTGGCCAATATTCCCGGGTTAACGATTGACCCTGATGCTTTTCCCACCAACATTCTGATCTGTTCCGTGGCCAAACTTGGCATTTCCGCCCAGCGTTTTTCCGCTCTCCTTGCCCAACACGGGGTTTTGGCCAACCCGACCTCGCCCACGGAAATACGTTTTGTCACCCATAAAGATGTGACCAAAACACAGATTAAATCCGCTCTGAACATTATTAATCAGATCGTGAAGGCGATCGATCAATTTTAA